Part of the Lucilia cuprina isolate Lc7/37 chromosome 5, ASM2204524v1, whole genome shotgun sequence genome is shown below.
TACTTCGCAACTTATTCAGACTTTAACTTTTGAGGAGATGTTACCTTTGTTAGTCGCAGAGAACGATCCGTGCTCATTAACGCCCTCTTGGATGGTCACTTAGTTGAGATTCCTTCAAAGCTGCATATGCTGCATTCCTGAACTCGATCGGTATTTCGGACGACGGTATATGCTGTGGAATTGTCAGGTTAGCGTTCTGAACTGATACTAAAATTGGTGACAAATGGGGAAAAAACCGAAATAGTACCGATTTATTATGCCTTTTTACACTTCTTGGAAGTTTTTCGGTACTGTTGCTATCTTAAAAGGATATACAGATTCTACTACGTGACTAATTGTCGGAGCAATTATTGTGttcaattgactttggaaattcatAAAAAGAGGGAttctgatccattttgttgggtattttagactaccaaatatgtctctaggtgctgttgccgaaacaacaggaccatctcagtagtgtggttgcgcccGTTTAAAGAGGCTGAGGAATGCACTGCAATGGTTTATTATATCATTTTAATTAATGCAATATTTCATGGCATAATAAAGGTGGTCATCTTCCGGTATTttcggaagattgatttcacctgatgttgggattTGCCTTCCCTTCTATTATCTTTAGACCAGTGGTTGCATTTTCCTTGTcggggctactatggcaagagattagatagctcgagtacttcagcaaagggcttgtacatggaccgactCATGTACCGACTTCaccaaagtgcttgtacatggaccgactcagctatgtacaaaaattgccacctgagttcatAATTGAAGGATTTTGGGGCGCGTGGTAGATCGTTCCCAAGTCTACCTAGTAGATGAAGAAGACCACCATGAAAAAGGTCGTTAAGTCAGATGTTCACGTAAAGCTCTCGACATTCGTGGCTTTGGTACCCTCCAGACTCATCCCATTGAGGATAAGTGTCCGGTTTGTTCTTGTGAACATTTCAATCGGATTTTGCCTCAACTTATACCGATACGATTGGGATATGGTTCCGTCTATTACACTTTTTTATTGAACTCAATACCATATTGGGCTTAATAAGGGGGTATAAAGGGGGTGAGGGGTATCCAGATTAAGGAAGCGAATATCTATCTctcttaaagaaaatacaatcaTTTTGTTAAAACTACTTTATCAACCACCTTTAGTTTTGCACACATGATCTCCAGTAAAGAGATGTGTCATCTTATTGCTTTCTTTTCTTCTAAAGTTTCATACTTATAATGAGAGAAGAAAagtaattgaataaaaatacgCATGATGGGGTTTCTTAAAGATTATATGATGATTAAAAAAtctaatgttgtatttttttctttattttcttggaATATTAAGACAAAGATATTTATATTTGATTACCCCCAACCTTTTTGAAGTATAAACAAATTTGGCCTAAACACCTGTTGTACTGTGAAAGAGCcggaaattgcaaaaaaactatagttgtcaacaaatatttatgataattgaaagaaaattattaaattaaaactagtaACGGTGATTTAATAAATAGACAAAGTTGATAAtgcaaaagttgttttaaataaaaataaactttgacCTTTAGATCCATGCTTTGAAATATTGCATACTAGACTCTTAATCAACTAGTTGTTGTGTTTAGTTCTAGGTAcagtttaagtttttatactTAATGGGGTTTAAGAGATATACAACTTTCAAAACAACTACTGCAATCTTTTAAATCTTaagttacttttaaaataaaatatttgttagccaataaatttagagaaaaaacttttataaattacctcaaatctttaaaataattgtaccaACTAACTTAATTAACCATAAACTGGGTTTAACTATAGCATAAGATCACTCTGTTACAAATTAACTACAATCACATTAACCCAGTTTTAATTCTACATTTCACTTAGACATAAACAAATGCACTCTTTTCACTCTTACATTTATCATTCACACTCATGCACCACTCACTCACTCATATATATACCATCTCCCCCAATTCATTATTCCAGGCAAAGAAACGAATGCTTTAAATACATCAACCTGTTCGGACTCGGCCGTAACACGACGCAGACGCAAGAATGTCAGTAATAAATTAACCTCATCATCATCGGAATCAACAACGGGCAGTGAAAATCGTTTAAATCGTTTAAGTTTGGCTGGCACTTCGGTGTATGCTGGTCATTTGTCATCGTTAGTTTTGGGCAAAATTAAATCACTTTGGAGTGTAAATTCCAATTCAGCAGATGGCGGCTTAAATCAATTTACAGGCAGGAcattcttttaaacattttgttgttgttacacaTACAAGTTCTAAGTCATGTTtcgttttgtgtgtttttttgtttttgcatgattttttgttgttgtatcttAAAACAGTTTGTTTAAGGACAGGATTTTCAAAGTCCTTGTTTTGTCTAAAAAGCATGTTTTCagtagttttgatttttttttaatatctaaagtcagttttttttaattctaacttTTATCTTTTCTTCTCTCTCTATTTTACAGGAAGCGATCATTTGGTTAGCGATCATTGTATTTCGGCTGCCGAGAAACAAAAAGATCAATTAAGAGCCCGTTTGGGTTTATTGTTGGATCATGATCAAAATGGCAATACCAACACTACCACCAGCAGCAGTTCTTCTCAGAACATCAGTCCAGAACAAACCTTGGCCACTGGCAGCTCTGGTCTTTCGGTGGATCATTTTGGTGGCAGTCAATTATCGGTGGCCACTAAAGAGGATACCTATAGTTTATGCGGCAAATTAAAAGCCTGTTCTTTAACCGATAGCAATGGTTATGAAGTATTTCCGGTTAAGGCTCGCAAAGCTGTGGCTAGAAGATCGGCTCGTTCGGCTCAATTGGGTGTGAATAATAAACGTAATGCTATCTATAAATCTTCATCCTCCTCTGTACAACCTGCCATTCAATTAGCCTTAAAACCTTTGTTCTTTGAAGTGCCGCTACAAGAACCAGATCCACCTTTCATTGGACGCCAATGGCTGATACGAGAACTTTCGAATACCTTAACTGCCACCGAAACTCCAGGTGTATTGATTAATGGCAATCCGGGCACAGGAAAAACTGCTTTTATTTTACAACTTGTGGAATATTCCTGTTTTGGCAGACGCAAAAATACCAATGACAGTGAACCAGATGGCATCTATTATCAAATCAGCACTGCCAGTGATCGTATGCGGGCCTTGGCTTCCTATGTAGTAGGCTATCACTTTTGCCAAGCTGATGCTAATCTTACATGCTTAGTGCCCGATTTTGTGCATTCTCTTGCCGCCCAATTATGCCAGGCTCCCCAGTTGGCCGCCTACAGGGATTATCTCCTTAACGAGCCTCATCTGCAGGACATTTTGAGTGTTAAAGAGTGTATAGCTGATGCTGAACGTGTTATGCGTATGGCCATTTTGGAGCCCTTAACATTTCTCAAGAGATCGGGTAAAATACCCACTAAAACTTGTGTCATCTTGGTGGATGCTTTGTGTGAGGCAGAATATCATCGTCCTGATCATGGTCACACTATTGCCACTTTTCTTGCCAAAATGACTCAATACTTTCCCTCCTGGTTGAAAGTGGTGGCAACCGTGAGAACCCAAATGTTGGAGTTTGTCAAGGGTTTATCGTATACGAAAATGACTTTGGATAGCTGGGCCTCAAATGATCTTTTGCAAAAGGATATGCTGGACTATATAACGTTCCGTGTTAATAATAGTACGGATATTCAAAAAAATGTGGCGGTGATTAAGGATCACAATACCGGACAATTGAAGTTCATTGGTCATTTGCAGTCTTTAACTAAAGGTTCCATGTTGTATGCTAAACTTATATTGGATCTTATAGAAAGAGGTCAATTGGTTATCAAGTCCACCAGTTATAAAGTGTTGCCCGTATCTTTAgctcaaatatttttgttgcattttaattTACGTTTTCCCACCTCGTGCAGTTTTGAAAAGGCTTCGCCGATTTTGAATGTTTGTTTGGCAGCCTTATACCCCTTAACTCTTAATGAGATCTATTACACCATTTGTTCTATGAAAACTGATGAGGTCATGCCCTGGgatgaatttttacaaagatTTAAACTATTAGACGGTTTCCTTATCAAGCGCATAGATAACACATACATGTTCTTCCACTCCTCATTCCGGGAGTGGTTAATACGCCGAGATGAGGGTGAATCACCAAAATTCTTATGTGATTTCCGTTTAGGACATGCTGCCATAGCATTCCGTCTATCACGTTTGCAGGCTCCTTTAGATGCAGAACAAACATTGGAATTGGGTCATCATATGCTAAAGGCTCACATCTATCGCAACAATCAAGGACCCCAATCCCCCAGGGACATGCAATCGTTTTGGATTTCATCGGTGGCTGATAATATCTCTGCTGCTTTAGGCTCTTTGCGCAATGTCTACAGTCCGAATTTGAAAGTATCTCGTTTGATTTTGCTAGCCGGAGCTTCACCCCACTATCGCACCGAATTTATGGGTGATGCCACTATATTGTGTATAGCAGCTCATGAGGGTATAGTGCCTATGGTTAGTTTGTTGCTGGAATTTGGAGCAGATGTAGGTCTCACCAATAGCCAAGGTTGCACTCCTTTAATATTGGCTGCCATGAAAGGTCATTGTGATGTTGTACGTTTACTTGTGGCGGCCGGCAGTAGTTTAGGTCAATGTGATACCACTCAAAGGTGTGCTCTAGTCCAGGCCGCTCGCATGGGTAGATTGAATgtggttaaatatttattggccTGTGATTGGACTCCACGACCTAATTCCTCGGATGTAACGCTACCAGCAGCTTTACATCAAGCTTTAATAGCAGCAGCTTCACAGGATCATATTACTATATTAGAagatcttttagatatggaagATATTGATATCAATGTAGTGGAACCTACTTCAGGAGATTTGGCTTTGACCTCAGCCGCCCGCAATGGCTGCTTAAATACAGTGGAAATATTATTAACACGTGGAGCCAATATAGATTTACACAATAAACATGGTTTTACGGCTTTGGGTTTAAGTGTCAAAGAGGGTCATTGGGCTGTGGCCGAAAAACTCTTACAAAGTGGTGCTGATTTAGATGAACCAGTTACCTCGGCTAGAAAGACTTCTTTGATGATAGCAGCCGAAGAGGGTCATTTGGAAATAATGGAACTGTTAATTGAACGGGGTGCTAGTTTAGAAACTCAAGATCATGAGGGTTTCACTGCGCTTTCATGGGCCTGTTTAAGGGGTCGCCAAACAGCCGCCAAAATACTTATAGACAAGGGTTGCAACAAAAATCATGCCGACAACAATGGACGCACCGGCTTAGATTTGGCTGCCTATCAGGGTTCAGCCAGTCTAGTGCAGTATTTATTGGAACAAGGTGCCAATATAGAACATGTTGATGTCAATGGCATGCGACCCTTGGATAGAGCCATAGCTTGCCGTAATATACAGGTGGTGCAGGTGTTCTTGAGAAAAGGTGCTAAGCTAGGACCCACCACTTGGAGTATGGCGATGGGTAAACCAGAAATCTTAGTGGTTTTACTTAATAAACTATTGGAAGATGGCAATGTACTCTATCGTAAGAATCGTTTTCAAGAGGCTGCCCATCGTTATCAGTATGCTATaaggaaaatttcaaatttggaAACATTGCTCGAGAGAAGTGCTATATTTGCTCAGTTGAGAACAAATCTATTATTAAATCTATCTAGATGCAAGAGAAAACTTAATGTAAGTACatatatcttaaaataaatatattattgcaaaattaataacaaacgttttatctttttttcacCAACAGGAACTTGAAGAATCAATAGATTTGGCAACTCAGGCTATAGCACAAAAACCCAACAGCTATGAAGGTTATTATGCCCGAGCTAAAGCACGCATGGAGCATGGTGATCTCAATGAAGCTCTGGTCGATGCCAATGAAGCCATGCAAAAAGCCGCACAAACGGGAGTCTTAAGCGATGTAGTCGAAGTATTAAAACGTATACAATCCGAACTACTAACACGCATAACAAATGAGGGACGTAATCAAACCTCTACATCTTCGTCCGGTTACGAAGTGTGCAGTGGTGGTTTAGGTGCTGCAGCTAACTGTAACAATGGTGCCTTAGAATCTCAACATGAGATAACTGATTTGTAGTAGAGTTCTATAGATTTATGTtgtttctaatttaattttttttaagcataaaacgaaaaaaagtttattttttttaagaaaaatatcagaatttataaattttaattattatactttgcgcaatttgtatttattttatattttgtcttaattataaaaaaaatgtttaatttataataaattattttacttcATAATATTCTTTAGGTTCTTATAATCTTTAATTAGTtggaataatttttctttttattatatttaaaatgtttttttttttcttcaatattttattatataatatttgataAGACAAATaatcttaataataaaacataaagttttctttgtatgtatattttttagaaaagggCAAAACAATTgcatgtaaaaaagaaaataaacaaatattttattaaattttagtggggtcctattttattaattattctaATAAGTGTATATAGGTTATGTTAGTAAGTATACTTTTGTGTTAATcgtttcattataaaaaaatacttaaaacagcatttatttttattactacatggtaatgttataaaaatgtttttattttatcagaGATTCCTATTAGTTTCTTTTATCATGTTCCATTTGTTGTGCAGTTGTCATCTGATTATTTACAAGTGGTACAAGTACTTGTAAATAGGGTTCATAGTCAGGtgctgaaaaaaattgttaaaaatttttaaatttcaagtgacaaaaactattaattagAGTATAAACAATTTGTTCTCATAGGgacaatctttaggtgaagaaTAATGGATTAAATTAAGATTAATCTTTGAAAGTTGTTTGtgagtactcaattagttaattttgtttgctattttAAGCGACCAGTAgatgtggtttaaacttgaacaagaaacaactctcgcgtcattgtttttatttcttaaggacggtcaAGCTTGTGCTTTCGACATAATTACTTCTCaccccgcactaatttaatgcactacttcgtataactgtttctaagttatgcgttgtctccattaaacgcgtgctttcgttttacatcagagtgaggttatgttttcaactggagaccataaaatactcacaaTATAACCTGGTgtagaccatttaaactcaaatatatactggtggacACCTGGTGAATACCGATaataattttgatgaaattacaAAGGTAACATAGTTAAGATCATTGTATATAGAGAAAATAGTTCAATTGACTCAAGCAAGATTTTAGGGAAATAAACAGGCTATAGGATCACAAAATATACTAATATTAAACAATAGTATAgctgtttttttaatatcccttagggcgggtttcttacttctcagttaaactaggcttaacttgctgttagattaaactcgaaacaaatttaggcggactttaactgataattgtgtttttcagttttagatttaagctcagttaactttgttagtattgccaagttttcactcaaaaacataaacaatgaacagctgttttttgcaaacagtACCTTTgtagaccatttaaactcaaatatatactggtggacACCATTAAAACTTGGTGAATACCGATaataattttgatgaaattacaAAGGTAACATAGTTAAGATCATTGTATATAGAGAAAATAGTTCAATTGACTCAAGCAAGATTTTAGGGAAATAAACAGGCTATAGGATCACAAAATATACTAATATTAAACAATAGTATAgctgtttttttaatatcccttagggcgggtttcttacttctcagttaaactaggcttaacttgctgttagattaaactcgaaacaaatttaggcggactttaactgataattgtgtttttcagttttagatttaagctcagttaactttgttagtattgccaagttttcactcaaaaacataaacaatgaacagctgttttttgcaaacagtacctttgtaaaatgaaaaattttggaaaaatgttaaataaacatttaaaacaataattaatgaaacaaaacaaatcagaaaattgcaatttacttaaaatatcattgttttgttcttccgaaatcattgttttattgtttttgttaattgtgttttctcacttataacttgagtttaattggccaattacactcagttaaactaagataataagtaactttaccgataactgaaaaacacgaaatatatattaaaccaggtttaaccaaagaatgaagattatctttatcagaaaaactcgccctcagttaaattaagataataagtaactttactaataactgaaaaacacgaaacatatataaaacccggtttaaccaaagaatgaagattatctctaTCAGTAAAACGCGCCCTAAAAGATATGTAAACTACATAAAAAATAGGCCGATTGGCTATACATTAGAAATGGAAATGTAATTGGCAACAACACTGCTAATAGCAGATAAAAACAGGTGTTCAGATAGAAGGCTACAGCCGTAATCTGATAAACAGCGATCAATTATATTCTTTGATCTAAACGCAAAAATATAGTCGCATATGTATGTTGGTTGGTTTACATGGTAGTTACTACGCCCGAACTGTCAATGGGAATCGAAGACACTGCGTTTTGATGGGACCACTCTACTCGTCAGATGTTGTATTtatagtattagatccagcccgTAGCTGTAAAaaatctgaggatatcattCAAGCCTTAACTCAGATATCTCACCAAGTTTAAATATGAAGTAATTGTTAAGGAAGCGGTTTCTCTTTACGGCCAGAGCAGGGCATTCACAGAGGAGATGGAAGGccgttttttattttcattgaaaGGGAGACCAAGCTGACTTGCTTGTCTGCCTTttacccagtgtcctgttattactgctatcagccTCAATAAGTCCCTCCTACTTAGTTTTATATGGTGTTATGTGTGTTTCTGATTGAAGGAGGGCTTGGcccctttacatgtgtctaggttaTTCCACCTATTTTCAGCTTTTTCGTCTACTTCGGTTTATATGGTGTTATGTGTGTTTCTCATTTAAGGAGGGTCACAATAACTTGGCCCCTTCTTATGTGTCTAGGTTAATCCACctattttcagctttttgaagaaaggaTATGAGGATATTGCTCTTGATAAAACTAAACGGTGTTGCTACTGAAACGGCGTCGGAAATGTCAAGAGCAGATCCCGTTCTAGCAAGCTCATCTGCCTGTTCATTAACGTAGTAGTCCCTATGCGCAGGGACCCTaacaagggtaatgtcagacaggAGACCCAGCATTGACAGATCCTTCTTGCATCGCTAACTAATGTGGAAATAGTAGTATAAGAGTTTAGTGAAAGAAGTGCcgcttgactatcgacaaagATTCCTATGTAGCCGcgaatattataatatttcagCCTGAAAGACACTACAGTTGTTGGGAAGACGGTGGGATAATTCTGGCAGAAGACACCAGAACCAACACCGCAGTTcattttagaaccatctgtaaAGATTCTTGTGGTATATTCTCTCGGTAGATTACCTCTACACCACTCGCTCCTAGAAGCAACTCTGGCTTTGAAGATTCTATAAAAGTCCGTGTGTGGAGTAATATAGTCGGATGGTTGGTTCAAGATTGGAGATAAGAAGCTTAAAATTTTAGCATGTCCATATGTTCTTGATCtccatatgtatatgtatgttaagtgACGCTGTTACTCTGGTTATGAGAGAATTAAATCGAAACTCAATAGAGACATGCATTTCTATCTACTAAGCGATATATCAACTTGGGAGAAGGCGATTAGGTTTGAAGTGAATCTATCTATAACagataaagttttcttaattgaATATCCAAAATATTCCCCTAATAAAGCCCAGAAtatcttattatttatttatttttattttattattatttatttatttattgaacgtTATAACCGAGCCTAAAAGGCCATCTATAGTTAAACAATTCTACTGAATAAATCTATAAtacagtaataaaataaataaattaatcccTTTATTCATAAGCAACATTTACCCTATAAaagtatacaaaacaaaatttctataaaaaatttgatttacaaacccttataaaacaaaaaattcgcTTATGAATAAGGCCCTAAATCTATAatcaaagtataaaaaaaaacacttataagtgaataaaataaaaaaatgataatgtGCCATACTTATTTCTAgaacaaatttaacaataacGAGAAACAACATAGATAGGATAAAATTAGGTATGacaaataattagaaaattagaataattattgctatgtatgtaatttaaaaaatttttttattattatgttctggccaaaatttcaattttataaacagGTCAAAAGAAAAGGCTAGACAATATCATTTTCAcacatgtatttaaaaatttttcgtttaaaagtatgataagaaaattcaaaagttttcaaTGTTTTTGGTAATGTATTAAAAAGTCGTGCAACTCTCACGTAATATGATCGTTCTAAAATCGAAGTTAACTTTGGAATTATGATTTGACAATTACGTCTTGAATGAGTGAATGAAAAAAACGACATCAAATATgtcaaattattatttctgtaaatcttataaaaatataataaaagccTATACTggatataattaataaatgaacAACCTAAGAATTTGGATATGTAATCTGAAATATGTTCATTACGACGCACAGTGTATACATATCTAACAACTCTGTTAAACATATCGCCTAAGTTACACCCTGCTTCATCCCCTAGTTCATCGTGAAATCTTTTGCCTAGCCATTTCAGTCTCAGACTCTGTATTCTGGGACAATGACATAAAATATGCCGACTAAAGGCTTCTATTCCGCAGTGTCCGGTTGTTATCCCTACTAAAGTCCTAATACTCCTTTTGTCCAGTCCTAATAATACCCTGCTAGCTTTTGGTTATAATGGCCTAGAAACCCTGTAATCTACAGCAGATAATCTAGAACATTATCTGGCGTAACCATAGACTTATCTCGGAACAGTTTAAAGGATCTAACTATGACTAATGGCAAAAGATAAACTTTTAGGATTGGATAGGAAAAGTATAAGGACAATAGTAGCAGCAAGAAGAATACGGATCCTGAGAACTGGCAGATGTTGTTGATTAAAAACTTCAACTGTgaccgatagttctttcctttgcaaaaatttttcgGTTAATACGCTGTAGTATGGACAAACTTTGGCGGAGTATGACACGCATTTCAGAGAATATAAATGTTGTGAGAACGACTAGGTTAGGTTCGATTTAAGCGacatattttattcttttatcaGTGTCTTTATCTTGTTTGGAGTGGAAATAATCTTAGAGCTTAAAAGGAATCACCATGGACCTTTAAGTCTTCAAGTGAATGTATgaggtatatataacttttataGTAAATTAAACTTGAATCAAGATTCCAAATTTGCCCATGATCACAAGATCATGGGCGCAGACAGAtgttaacatatttttcaatcGCCAAAAGATAATTTGACTAAAAAGTCAGTGTAAGACGTTTTTAGATGGTAATGAAGCCATAGTCGACTTTTCCTACAGTGGAGGATAGGTTTAATATGGTCACAAGGACACTCATAGATTATTGAACTAATTCACTGACAAATTCAAAACAATTTGAGACAACGAAAGCTGATTTAAAAACAGGGACAAGTGAATACCACTTAACTTTATGGAATAATGGggtaaaataaactaaagtaaATGGAGATGTCTTCTCTGTAGAGGCAAGTCTATGTTTAGTTTGATGGTACATATTCTGACTGCACATACAAAACTACGAGTATAATTTCACTAAATTGGACAAGAAGAATATGGTGAATGTTATCTGACATTGACAAGCATTTGTTGGAATTAGATCGAAACACTTTGGAAGCGTTGTTATACCGGATATAACTTCTTAAGAATTATGATtggaaagttttaataaataacgtTTATGAGACTAAATATTTGAATCATCGGAATAAATTTTCACTTGAGTGTTGATTCACTCCCCAAAAAATAGCGGCACAGGTATCTAACTTCTTTATATTATGTTTACAGTACTCTCCTTTTCAACCTAACCTAATTACAATGCACAGTGAGGATTGTTTGAGCAATTGTCCTAgtccttattaaattaacaGAATAAGCTTCCCTTAATTCTACTCACTTTGTTCCAATAACGTTTCCAAATCATCAGCATTCTCTAACGTAGGTATGTCAGCATTTGTAGATTCCTTTAGTATAACACAAATTTCCTTAGAAGCTTTAAGCAAAAATAAGGGAACATGCATATTAGACAATTCCTTATTTAAAGAACCAATGCCACGAGCGGCAGTAAAGTCGAAATCTAATAAAAAGATAATAACAATTGAATTAAAAGAAATCGCATTAAATATGTCTACAATTTAACAAACCATCAACATTTGAACAATCCAATATAACAGGAGCCGAGCCATGGGTATTTATAGCCTTGGAAATGCCCGTACGTACCCATTCAGTAGCAGGAAAATATAAAGAACTGTGTTTGGGTCTTATAAGCAAATAAGAAATGCCATGGGCAGTCTAAGTAAGAAAAAAtgataacaaattaataattgcaataaatttagTGTTTATATGGGAAATACCTTTAATTTGTCAACAGCTAAAACAGGACGAGCTACTCTATACACTAGAAAAGCTACATCAGTGCCCACACCCAAAAGTAAACCAATTTCTACACCCACCGACAAACTGATGACAAATGTTATAGCTCCAGGTAATAACTCACGAC
Proteins encoded:
- the LOC111677108 gene encoding protein TANC2 isoform X2 — encoded protein: MHQPQHLYSDLNTSFTSEGTDISYDSDSTFHIYNELQYPAQQQQQQLQQHQQQASNTPAINIQTNANTNPTTGIMYGFRTRHLSCIEENDSDSLHSSSVPKPAFEMIQDVDEKFKKLVSEDVNNTSLTSWPDNGEDEVDHMVMIDESRMYDMEYLDELSASQLVTKELEEEEQFGVNVSEVLWQSTVSEPAHRSRFNGGRPQIPDIMTTSCYGALNTSFGSEMSGPPAYAEQTTPTKQQRAQNKPEPIYATPDKRRECNRSFDSSCPSQSSSLYGGSMTSSLDLKCMSASGYGAHNFGLTRNANNNPMEISSISMDNSKSEWNSTGDSGAVLGVISPTEDMSDETAMQCITAAENDLQSIRRLLEHDTSGSVCPSCRISFDKGKRRKLIDTCGHERCYSCMFRNDQCPMCMNSSLKDVDCSNAQGYDTGIGGSTSTIVSPLGSPQPQLRSQVQRTNAAAVARYMQHNRQESISPEYHRYASIGKLPKAGVVTAGNSTTSSSSSATTAATASAKAGLQQYTVTADIHNNNGLISHGHNNNGTSSSSSIISTNNGHSNNNNNQTTTTFSNNNNSHHHHYNHQQHHHHQPLHATNGVGNGSSGAAAATTTTATSNNYSEIHASSFATPPTRRRFFNHKNLRNALTGVSGVVAGHRRTASNGGSSGCPIDTASILSEGSDHLVSDHCISAAEKQKDQLRARLGLLLDHDQNGNTNTTTSSSSSQNISPEQTLATGSSGLSVDHFGGSQLSVATKEDTYSLCGKLKACSLTDSNGYEVFPVKARKAVARRSARSAQLGVNNKRNAIYKSSSSSVQPAIQLALKPLFFEVPLQEPDPPFIGRQWLIRELSNTLTATETPGVLINGNPGTGKTAFILQLVEYSCFGRRKNTNDSEPDGIYYQISTASDRMRALASYVVGYHFCQADANLTCLVPDFVHSLAAQLCQAPQLAAYRDYLLNEPHLQDILSVKECIADAERVMRMAILEPLTFLKRSGKIPTKTCVILVDALCEAEYHRPDHGHTIATFLAKMTQYFPSWLKVVATVRTQMLEFVKGLSYTKMTLDSWASNDLLQKDMLDYITFRVNNSTDIQKNVAVIKDHNTGQLKFIGHLQSLTKGSMLYAKLILDLIERGQLVIKSTSYKVLPVSLAQIFLLHFNLRFPTSCSFEKASPILNVCLAALYPLTLNEIYYTICSMKTDEVMPWDEFLQRFKLLDGFLIKRIDNTYMFFHSSFREWLIRRDEGESPKFLCDFRLGHAAIAFRLSRLQAPLDAEQTLELGHHMLKAHIYRNNQGPQSPRDMQSFWISSVADNISAALGSLRNVYSPNLKVSRLILLAGASPHYRTEFMGDATILCIAAHEGIVPMVSLLLEFGADVGLTNSQGCTPLILAAMKGHCDVVRLLVAAGSSLGQCDTTQRCALVQAARMGRLNVVKYLLACDWTPRPNSSDVTLPAALHQALIAAASQDHITILEDLLDMEDIDINVVEPTSGDLALTSAARNGCLNTVEILLTRGANIDLHNKHGFTALGLSVKEGHWAVAEKLLQSGADLDEPVTSARKTSLMIAAEEGHLEIMELLIERGASLETQDHEGFTALSWACLRGRQTAAKILIDKGCNKNHADNNGRTGLDLAAYQGSASLVQYLLEQGANIEHVDVNGMRPLDRAIACRNIQVVQVFLRKGAKLGPTTWSMAMGKPEILVVLLNKLLEDGNVLYRKNRFQEAAHRYQYAIRKISNLETLLERSAIFAQLRTNLLLNLSRCKRKLNELEESIDLATQAIAQKPNSYEGYYARAKARMEHGDLNEALVDANEAMQKAAQTGVLSDVVEVLKRIQSELLTRITNEGRNQTSTSSSGYEVCSGGLGAAANCNNGALESQHEITDL